From Rhodamnia argentea isolate NSW1041297 chromosome 10, ASM2092103v1, whole genome shotgun sequence, a single genomic window includes:
- the LOC115742795 gene encoding uncharacterized protein LOC115742795 isoform X2, giving the protein MYRSSSWSRVSDDDYMHAPPMASTILRMGSFQGNELPAYDAASEMMRKEKTRNKLAENAVHIIPLVLLVCAAILWFFSNPVDVGSRGDSIAARIEGLTIEGDIDTEVDGTQSGLLPFLDLGDADSSRSASTSRHPQDRVHHQDKHSRKPHH; this is encoded by the exons ATGTACCGGTCGTCGAGCTGGAGCAGAGTGTCGGATGATGACTACATGCATGCGCCGCCTATGGCGTCGACGATCCTGAGGATGGGATCGTTCCAGGGCAACGAGCTGCCCGCTTACGACGCAGCGTCGGAGATgatgaggaaggagaagacGCGGAACAAGCTTGCTGAGAACGCTGTCCACATAATACCTCTCGTGCTGCTCGTGTGCGCGGCCATTCTCTGGTTCTTTTCCAATCCAG TGGATGTGGGAAGTAGAGGGGACTCGATAGCGGCGAGGATCGAAGGGTTGACGATCGAAGGCGACATCGACACAGAGGTTGATGGGACCCAATCCGGGCTTTTGCCTTTCCTCGATCTGGGAGATGCTGACTCCTCGAGGTCGGCCTCAACCTCGAGGCATCCACAAGATCGCGTTCACCACCAGGACAAGCATTCCAGGAAACCTCACCACTGA
- the LOC115742795 gene encoding uncharacterized protein LOC115742795 isoform X1, whose translation MYRSSSWSRVSDDDYMHAPPMASTILRMGSFQGNELPAYDAASEMMRKEKTRNKLAENAVHIIPLVLLVCAAILWFFSNPEAVDVGSRGDSIAARIEGLTIEGDIDTEVDGTQSGLLPFLDLGDADSSRSASTSRHPQDRVHHQDKHSRKPHH comes from the exons ATGTACCGGTCGTCGAGCTGGAGCAGAGTGTCGGATGATGACTACATGCATGCGCCGCCTATGGCGTCGACGATCCTGAGGATGGGATCGTTCCAGGGCAACGAGCTGCCCGCTTACGACGCAGCGTCGGAGATgatgaggaaggagaagacGCGGAACAAGCTTGCTGAGAACGCTGTCCACATAATACCTCTCGTGCTGCTCGTGTGCGCGGCCATTCTCTGGTTCTTTTCCAATCCAG AAGCAGTGGATGTGGGAAGTAGAGGGGACTCGATAGCGGCGAGGATCGAAGGGTTGACGATCGAAGGCGACATCGACACAGAGGTTGATGGGACCCAATCCGGGCTTTTGCCTTTCCTCGATCTGGGAGATGCTGACTCCTCGAGGTCGGCCTCAACCTCGAGGCATCCACAAGATCGCGTTCACCACCAGGACAAGCATTCCAGGAAACCTCACCACTGA